One Anthonomus grandis grandis chromosome 12, icAntGran1.3, whole genome shotgun sequence DNA window includes the following coding sequences:
- the LOC126742676 gene encoding uncharacterized protein LOC126742676 isoform X1 translates to MDQEDPPPPRVPFRLPFGPKSEKKRQNSIKPDFSAYKLVNAKEVVPQNQKKKVITEFLARRPTYPGPSAPIRSTTPITIPKPLIVNRQKKQIEKPVTSIASYLERDTIEKQLEILDQLDPASISEIISKVMVCLNNSCGDYLERELVSVLGVASYTAYGRGSNMRDVVKCLIRHRLERGRGAFFRLEPSDSAVVAGDRITVTKLEEETLTGSTNDCISEADAIISNAIRTLTTNETELGSKPELPDHLIDDLSSGSSGLEAKRNENHPQTANESTTNAFPVQPGWDLNNMTRNCTVTSQEAIDLEPTVATPENVDVNVTVTEFPVKNTKKSQKVTKPGKPRATKQESNLERKRQSTPSKKRKSSSEPSGTESDAKKLFRDHDYVTSKPETPLINLNHDSLVDYFKDLSSRMYIKTDPDPKLNKLDRSNDMKDDMTLEKLDRVPSRPQDSINAHVKILRRARISDIKLRSNDQLNKLNIIKIKREEQAEKPEVALQDFPKPKVAYLGVMSRLGVGVSEEQLPVKEREIAASSRGQEKENCDPQSSKKGKLINPGHLKLFKPQKVRSQNPSVAKQNFYKRTMEKLCLATVNKNAKVDLVKSSINQSDQAVPKCVDEKGVEPLTVGLINKEPLSKPSTSFEPNKSKKDDDNNEANSKETLEQDSTKVSSFTVKLVGESQTVFDKETPLDTPGSVRANSCIEKSTKTNEEIRLGSPEVKTLIEESIEKNGKTPLGTAERFASVKTNSHPKESTEIIEETCLGSPATLGSLKANGGTEVSTEINREIRLASPGTVANTHVPESLHETCLGFPKTRSGSHLFTRLDSKKTLGSVKTNTRLEEFTEFNVETCLDCPETVGSVKANTHLKKSSKTNAETGLGSPKVRNFMEESIEMNGKTSFGTHQRLASVKTNSRLEESTEFVGETCLSSLETLRSIRANSCLRKSIKTNAEIHPGSPKTLGSIKANGRIEEPTEINRETRLGSPGIVAKTHVQESLHETSGETCLGFPETLKANSLMEKLSKTDGETRPGAPKTFKSVRTNTHLEELTEFNEESRLDCPEAVELAKADMKKSTNFDVSIKGKLLIKKPGAVSNEESSPETLKGNTRLEESTKFNAGTRLGFPETLGLVKTNTRPEKTSKTNGETRLGSPEVVGSAKADTAMEKSQSTHFDVFIKRELLIEKPSTNKESSSGEINGEARLGSPETVGLVMAKTFVDESIETNGETGLGVLRTAESVIEGSNNVLNLSINKETCLSALKSIDSDQAEPVISEPSEMPTKKDAVNDCSPQETNSENVKTNLNDSPDAPEPLTHDALKPEKSLRTNLETTNGGNVLPEPQLDELNSNTPLKCGIRRKLCINLTNETSSLIKAENSKKTETNPSSISNDCFENFMKQHFVLLEDSDKPSKEVIDALMVEFQGELPCTRSGHNCSDRVTLDMEMQKLVSKWHYWASRKSLLDKISKTSKRIRKSLYKERRTLDQIGRSFSEITERCEDKGASKKVLQQNLECLNKIAYVLNRKEIECLDGLEFGQRADEVESSPIGPTQKPLEPVKFTENVPSDKKTIDDETPKSSPRKLRLRSAKGSVSEQQPDTTPVTTPPKQYNFRQRTPIVTKKDNSLESKRTKRLESKGEMELCPSKLTRKLSKLVQKRSYPLRNRVKGENLDAKKAKSIKK, encoded by the exons ATGGACCAAGAAGACCCTCCGCCCCCCCGCGTCCCTTTTCGCCTCCCATTCGGCCCCAAAAGCGAGAAAAAGAGGCAAAATTCc atTAAACCAGATTTTTCCGCCTACAAACTGGTTAATGCCAAAGAGGTGGTACCCCAGAACCAGAAGAAAAAAGTCATCACGGAATTCCTCGCTAGACGTCC AACCTATCCTGGACCCTCGGCACCCATCAGAAGTACCACCCCAATAACGATTCCGAAACCCCTCATCGTCAACCGACAAAAGAAACAAATCGAAAAACCGGTCACGTCGATCGCTTCTTACTTGGAACGGGACACCATAGAGAAACAACTGGAAATCCTGGATCAGCTCGATCCCGCCTCCATAAGCGAGATCATCTCCAAG GTGATGGTGTGCCTGAACAACTCGTGCGGCGACTACTTAGAAAGGGAACTGGTAAGTGTACTGGGCGTGGCCAGCTATACGGCATATGGGCGTGGCAGCAACATGAGGGACGTGGTCAAGTGTCTGATCAGGCACAGGCTCGAAAGGGGCCGCGGGGCCTTTTTCAGGCTCGAGCCGTCAGACTCTGCGGTCGTAGCTGGCGATCGGATCACCGTCACCAAGTTGGAGGAGGAGACCCTAACTGGAAGTACGAATGATTGCATTAGTGAGGCCG ATGCTATTATTTCGAACGCCATCCGTACACTGACCACGAACGAGACCGAATTAGGATCGAAGCCCGAATTGCCCGATCATTTGATTGATGATTTATCGAGCGGTTCATCGGGTCTGGAAG caaaaagGAACGAAAACCACCCGCAAACAGCAAATGAGTCGACCACCAACGCCTTTCCAGTGCAACCCGGGTGGGATCTAAATAATATGACCAGGAATTGCACCGTAACCTCTCAAGAAGCCATTGATCTCGAGCCAACTGTTGCAACACCCGAAAACGTTGACGTAAACGTCACAGTCACTGAATTTCCtgtaaaaaacactaaaaagtCCCAAAAAGTGACGAAACCTGGAAAACCGAGAGCCACCAAACAAGAGTCGAATTTAGAAAGAAAACGTCAATCGACCCCCAGTAAGAAACGAAAGTCTTCAAGCGAACCATCAGGGACAGAGTCTGACGCTAAAAAGCTGTTCCGGGACCACGATTATGTCACAAGTAAACCGGAAACgcctttaattaatttaaatcatgaCTCTTTAGTGGACTATTTTAAGGATTTAAGCAGTCGAATGTACATCAAAACGGATCCTGAtccaaaacttaataaactggATCGTTCTAATGACATGAAAGACGACATGACATTGGAGAAGCTCGATAGGGTCCCCTCGAGACCCCAAGACTCCATAAACGCCCACGTGAAGATCCTGCGAAGAGCCAGAATTTCCGATATTAAATTAAGGTCCAATGACCAACTGAACAAactgaatataataaaaattaagcgTGAAGAGCAAGCAGAGAAGCCGGAGGTAGCACTGCAAGATTTCCCGAAGCCTAAAGTTGCTTATTTGGGCGTAATGAGTCGTCTTGGAGTGGGAGTGAGTGAGGAACAACTGCCTGTAAAAGAGAGAGAGATTGCTGCGTCCAGTCGTGGACAAGAGAAGGAAAATTGTGATCCCCAGAGTTCTAAAAAGGGTAAACTAATCAATCCAGggcatttgaaattatttaaaccCCAAAAGGTGAGATCCCAGAACCCTTCGGTTGcaaaacaaaacttttacaAAAGGACCATGGAGAAACTGTGTCTCGCAACGGTAAATAAGAACGCAAAAGTTGATTTGGTCAAAAGCAGTATAAATCAATCTGATCAGGCAGTACCTAAATGTGTCGATGAAAAGGGTGTAGAACCCTTAACCGTTGGCCTCATTAATAAGGAACCTCTTAGCAAGCCCTCGACCTCATTTGAACCAAACAAATCGAAAAAAGATGATGATAATAACGAGGCAAATAGTAAGGAAACTTTAGAACAAGACTCGACTAAAGTTTCTTCTTTTACCGTTAAACTCGTGGGAGAGTCGCAGACGGTTTTTGATAAGGAAACTCCTCTTGATACTCCTGGTTCAGTTAGGGCAAACAGTTGCATAGAAAAATCAACTAAAACTAATGAAGAAATTCGTCTTGGTTCTCCAGAAGTTAAGACTCTTATAGAAGaatcaattgaaaaaaatggaaaaactccTCTTGGTACTGCCGAACGTTTTGCATCAGTTAAGACAAACTCCCACCCGAAAGAATCGACCGAGATTATTGAAGAAACTTGTCTAGGCTCTCCAGCAACTCTTGGGTCACTTAAAGCCAATGGTGGCACTGAAGTATCGACTGAAATTAATAGAGAAATTCGTCTTGCTTCTCCCGGAACCGTTGCTAACACTCACGTGCCAGAATCACTACATGAAACTTGTCTTGGTTTTCCGAAAACTCGTTCAGGTAGTCACTTGTTCACTCGCCTTGATTCCAAAAAAACTCTTGGGTCAGTTAAGACAAACACTCGCCTAGAAGAATTTACTGAATTTAATGTAGAAACCTGTCTTGATTGTCCTGAAACCGTCGGATCAGTTAAGGCAAACACTCACTTGAAAAAATCAAGTAAAACTAATGCAGAAACTGGTCTTGGTTCTCCAAAAGTTAGGAATTTCATGGAAGAATCGATTGAAATGAATGGGAAAACTTCTTTTGGTACTCACCAAAGACTTGCATCAGTTAAGACAAACTCACGCCTGGAAGAATCGACTGAATTTGTTGGAGAAACTTGTCTAAGTTCCTTGGAAACTCTTAGATCAATTAGGGCAAACAGTTGcttaagaaaatcaattaaaacaaatgCAGAAATTCATCCTGGTTCTCCGAAAACTCTTGGTTCAATTAAGGCAAATGGTCGCATAGAAGAACCGACTGAAATTAATAGAGAAACTCGTCTTGGTTCTCCCGGAATCGTTGCTAAGACTCACGTGCAAGAATCATTACATGAAACTAGTGGGGAAACTTGTCTTGGTTTTCCGGAAACTCTTAAGGCAAATAGTCTTAtggaaaaattaagtaaaacgGATGGAGAAACTCGTCCTGGTGCTcctaaaacttttaaatcagTTAGGACAAACACTCACCTGGAAGAATTAACTGAATTTAATGAAGAAAGTCGTCTAGATTGTCCCGAAGCCGTTGAATTAGCTAAGGCAGATATGAAAAAATCTACTAACTTTGATGTCTCTATTAAAGGAAAACTACTCATTAAAAAACCGGGGGCAGTTTCTAATGAGGAAAGTTCTCCGGAAACTCTTAAGGGAAACACTCGCCTGGAAGAATCCACTAAATTTAATGCAGGCACTCGTCTTGGTTTTCCGGAAACTCTTGGATTAGTTAAGACAAACACTCGCCCGGAAAAAACAAGTAAAACTAATGGGGAAACTCGTCTTGGTTCTCCGGAAGTCGTTGGATCAGCTAAAGCAGATACTGCCATGGAAAAATCTCAATCAACTCACTTTGATGTCTTTATTAAACGAGAACTTCTCATTGAAAAACCGAGTACTAATAAGGAAAGTTCTTCGGGTGAAATTAATGGAGAAGCTCGTCTTGGTTCTCCCGAAACTGTTGGATTAGTTATGGCAAAAACTTTCGTAGATGAATCCATTGAAACTAATGGCGAAACTGGTCTTGGTGTCCTAAGAACTGCCGAGTCAGTTATTGAAGGATCTAATAATGTGCTCAATTTGTCAATCAATAAGGAAACCTGTCTTTCAGCCTTGAAAAGTATTGATTCCGATCAGGCTGAACCTGTTATAAGCGAACCAAGTGAAATGCCAACTAAGAAAGACGCTGTTAATGATTGTTCGCCCCAAGAAACCAATTCAGAGAATGTCAAAACTAATCTTAACGATTCACCCGATGCTCCAGAACCATTAACACATGACGCCTTAAAACCTGAAAAATCTCTTAGAACCAATTTGGAAACCACCAATGGAGGGAATGTCCTTCCAGAACCACAACTCGACGAATTAAACTCAAATACGCCATTAAAGTGTGGAATTAGGCGCAAATTGTGCATCAATCTCACTAACGAAACGTCATCTCTGATTAAAgcggaaaattcaaaaaagactGAAACGAACCCCTCAAGTATTTCCAACGATTGCTTCGAGAATTTCATGAAGCAACACTTCGTACTGCTCGAGGACAGTGATAAACCCTCCAAAGAGGTTATAGATGCCCTAATGGTGGAGTTCCAAGGAGAACTCCCGTGTACCCGGTCAGGGCATAACTGTTCGGACAGGGTTACTTTGGACATGGAAATGCAAAAACTGGTCAGCAAATGGCACTACTGGGCCAGCAGGAAATCCTTACTGGATAAAATCTCCAAGACGTCAAAGAGGATCCGTAAGAGCCTCTATAAGGAGCGGCGCACTTTGGACCAAATCGGGAGGAGTTTTAGTGAAATCACTGAGAGATGCGAGGATAAGGGGGCGTCCAAGAAGGTTTTGCAACAAAACCTTGAGTGTTTGAATAAGATCGCTTACGTGCTAAATCGGAAAGAGATAGAGTGTTTGGATGGGTTGGAATTCGGACAGAGAGCGGATGAAGTGGAGTCAAGTCCAATTGGACCTACGCAGAAACCACTTGAACCAGTAAAATTCACTGAAAATGTCCCATCAGATAAAAAGACGATTGACG
- the LOC126742676 gene encoding uncharacterized protein LOC126742676 isoform X2, with translation MVCLNNSCGDYLERELVSVLGVASYTAYGRGSNMRDVVKCLIRHRLERGRGAFFRLEPSDSAVVAGDRITVTKLEEETLTGSTNDCISEADAIISNAIRTLTTNETELGSKPELPDHLIDDLSSGSSGLEAKRNENHPQTANESTTNAFPVQPGWDLNNMTRNCTVTSQEAIDLEPTVATPENVDVNVTVTEFPVKNTKKSQKVTKPGKPRATKQESNLERKRQSTPSKKRKSSSEPSGTESDAKKLFRDHDYVTSKPETPLINLNHDSLVDYFKDLSSRMYIKTDPDPKLNKLDRSNDMKDDMTLEKLDRVPSRPQDSINAHVKILRRARISDIKLRSNDQLNKLNIIKIKREEQAEKPEVALQDFPKPKVAYLGVMSRLGVGVSEEQLPVKEREIAASSRGQEKENCDPQSSKKGKLINPGHLKLFKPQKVRSQNPSVAKQNFYKRTMEKLCLATVNKNAKVDLVKSSINQSDQAVPKCVDEKGVEPLTVGLINKEPLSKPSTSFEPNKSKKDDDNNEANSKETLEQDSTKVSSFTVKLVGESQTVFDKETPLDTPGSVRANSCIEKSTKTNEEIRLGSPEVKTLIEESIEKNGKTPLGTAERFASVKTNSHPKESTEIIEETCLGSPATLGSLKANGGTEVSTEINREIRLASPGTVANTHVPESLHETCLGFPKTRSGSHLFTRLDSKKTLGSVKTNTRLEEFTEFNVETCLDCPETVGSVKANTHLKKSSKTNAETGLGSPKVRNFMEESIEMNGKTSFGTHQRLASVKTNSRLEESTEFVGETCLSSLETLRSIRANSCLRKSIKTNAEIHPGSPKTLGSIKANGRIEEPTEINRETRLGSPGIVAKTHVQESLHETSGETCLGFPETLKANSLMEKLSKTDGETRPGAPKTFKSVRTNTHLEELTEFNEESRLDCPEAVELAKADMKKSTNFDVSIKGKLLIKKPGAVSNEESSPETLKGNTRLEESTKFNAGTRLGFPETLGLVKTNTRPEKTSKTNGETRLGSPEVVGSAKADTAMEKSQSTHFDVFIKRELLIEKPSTNKESSSGEINGEARLGSPETVGLVMAKTFVDESIETNGETGLGVLRTAESVIEGSNNVLNLSINKETCLSALKSIDSDQAEPVISEPSEMPTKKDAVNDCSPQETNSENVKTNLNDSPDAPEPLTHDALKPEKSLRTNLETTNGGNVLPEPQLDELNSNTPLKCGIRRKLCINLTNETSSLIKAENSKKTETNPSSISNDCFENFMKQHFVLLEDSDKPSKEVIDALMVEFQGELPCTRSGHNCSDRVTLDMEMQKLVSKWHYWASRKSLLDKISKTSKRIRKSLYKERRTLDQIGRSFSEITERCEDKGASKKVLQQNLECLNKIAYVLNRKEIECLDGLEFGQRADEVESSPIGPTQKPLEPVKFTENVPSDKKTIDDETPKSSPRKLRLRSAKGSVSEQQPDTTPVTTPPKQYNFRQRTPIVTKKDNSLESKRTKRLESKGEMELCPSKLTRKLSKLVQKRSYPLRNRVKGENLDAKKAKSIKK, from the exons ATGGTGTGCCTGAACAACTCGTGCGGCGACTACTTAGAAAGGGAACTGGTAAGTGTACTGGGCGTGGCCAGCTATACGGCATATGGGCGTGGCAGCAACATGAGGGACGTGGTCAAGTGTCTGATCAGGCACAGGCTCGAAAGGGGCCGCGGGGCCTTTTTCAGGCTCGAGCCGTCAGACTCTGCGGTCGTAGCTGGCGATCGGATCACCGTCACCAAGTTGGAGGAGGAGACCCTAACTGGAAGTACGAATGATTGCATTAGTGAGGCCG ATGCTATTATTTCGAACGCCATCCGTACACTGACCACGAACGAGACCGAATTAGGATCGAAGCCCGAATTGCCCGATCATTTGATTGATGATTTATCGAGCGGTTCATCGGGTCTGGAAG caaaaagGAACGAAAACCACCCGCAAACAGCAAATGAGTCGACCACCAACGCCTTTCCAGTGCAACCCGGGTGGGATCTAAATAATATGACCAGGAATTGCACCGTAACCTCTCAAGAAGCCATTGATCTCGAGCCAACTGTTGCAACACCCGAAAACGTTGACGTAAACGTCACAGTCACTGAATTTCCtgtaaaaaacactaaaaagtCCCAAAAAGTGACGAAACCTGGAAAACCGAGAGCCACCAAACAAGAGTCGAATTTAGAAAGAAAACGTCAATCGACCCCCAGTAAGAAACGAAAGTCTTCAAGCGAACCATCAGGGACAGAGTCTGACGCTAAAAAGCTGTTCCGGGACCACGATTATGTCACAAGTAAACCGGAAACgcctttaattaatttaaatcatgaCTCTTTAGTGGACTATTTTAAGGATTTAAGCAGTCGAATGTACATCAAAACGGATCCTGAtccaaaacttaataaactggATCGTTCTAATGACATGAAAGACGACATGACATTGGAGAAGCTCGATAGGGTCCCCTCGAGACCCCAAGACTCCATAAACGCCCACGTGAAGATCCTGCGAAGAGCCAGAATTTCCGATATTAAATTAAGGTCCAATGACCAACTGAACAAactgaatataataaaaattaagcgTGAAGAGCAAGCAGAGAAGCCGGAGGTAGCACTGCAAGATTTCCCGAAGCCTAAAGTTGCTTATTTGGGCGTAATGAGTCGTCTTGGAGTGGGAGTGAGTGAGGAACAACTGCCTGTAAAAGAGAGAGAGATTGCTGCGTCCAGTCGTGGACAAGAGAAGGAAAATTGTGATCCCCAGAGTTCTAAAAAGGGTAAACTAATCAATCCAGggcatttgaaattatttaaaccCCAAAAGGTGAGATCCCAGAACCCTTCGGTTGcaaaacaaaacttttacaAAAGGACCATGGAGAAACTGTGTCTCGCAACGGTAAATAAGAACGCAAAAGTTGATTTGGTCAAAAGCAGTATAAATCAATCTGATCAGGCAGTACCTAAATGTGTCGATGAAAAGGGTGTAGAACCCTTAACCGTTGGCCTCATTAATAAGGAACCTCTTAGCAAGCCCTCGACCTCATTTGAACCAAACAAATCGAAAAAAGATGATGATAATAACGAGGCAAATAGTAAGGAAACTTTAGAACAAGACTCGACTAAAGTTTCTTCTTTTACCGTTAAACTCGTGGGAGAGTCGCAGACGGTTTTTGATAAGGAAACTCCTCTTGATACTCCTGGTTCAGTTAGGGCAAACAGTTGCATAGAAAAATCAACTAAAACTAATGAAGAAATTCGTCTTGGTTCTCCAGAAGTTAAGACTCTTATAGAAGaatcaattgaaaaaaatggaaaaactccTCTTGGTACTGCCGAACGTTTTGCATCAGTTAAGACAAACTCCCACCCGAAAGAATCGACCGAGATTATTGAAGAAACTTGTCTAGGCTCTCCAGCAACTCTTGGGTCACTTAAAGCCAATGGTGGCACTGAAGTATCGACTGAAATTAATAGAGAAATTCGTCTTGCTTCTCCCGGAACCGTTGCTAACACTCACGTGCCAGAATCACTACATGAAACTTGTCTTGGTTTTCCGAAAACTCGTTCAGGTAGTCACTTGTTCACTCGCCTTGATTCCAAAAAAACTCTTGGGTCAGTTAAGACAAACACTCGCCTAGAAGAATTTACTGAATTTAATGTAGAAACCTGTCTTGATTGTCCTGAAACCGTCGGATCAGTTAAGGCAAACACTCACTTGAAAAAATCAAGTAAAACTAATGCAGAAACTGGTCTTGGTTCTCCAAAAGTTAGGAATTTCATGGAAGAATCGATTGAAATGAATGGGAAAACTTCTTTTGGTACTCACCAAAGACTTGCATCAGTTAAGACAAACTCACGCCTGGAAGAATCGACTGAATTTGTTGGAGAAACTTGTCTAAGTTCCTTGGAAACTCTTAGATCAATTAGGGCAAACAGTTGcttaagaaaatcaattaaaacaaatgCAGAAATTCATCCTGGTTCTCCGAAAACTCTTGGTTCAATTAAGGCAAATGGTCGCATAGAAGAACCGACTGAAATTAATAGAGAAACTCGTCTTGGTTCTCCCGGAATCGTTGCTAAGACTCACGTGCAAGAATCATTACATGAAACTAGTGGGGAAACTTGTCTTGGTTTTCCGGAAACTCTTAAGGCAAATAGTCTTAtggaaaaattaagtaaaacgGATGGAGAAACTCGTCCTGGTGCTcctaaaacttttaaatcagTTAGGACAAACACTCACCTGGAAGAATTAACTGAATTTAATGAAGAAAGTCGTCTAGATTGTCCCGAAGCCGTTGAATTAGCTAAGGCAGATATGAAAAAATCTACTAACTTTGATGTCTCTATTAAAGGAAAACTACTCATTAAAAAACCGGGGGCAGTTTCTAATGAGGAAAGTTCTCCGGAAACTCTTAAGGGAAACACTCGCCTGGAAGAATCCACTAAATTTAATGCAGGCACTCGTCTTGGTTTTCCGGAAACTCTTGGATTAGTTAAGACAAACACTCGCCCGGAAAAAACAAGTAAAACTAATGGGGAAACTCGTCTTGGTTCTCCGGAAGTCGTTGGATCAGCTAAAGCAGATACTGCCATGGAAAAATCTCAATCAACTCACTTTGATGTCTTTATTAAACGAGAACTTCTCATTGAAAAACCGAGTACTAATAAGGAAAGTTCTTCGGGTGAAATTAATGGAGAAGCTCGTCTTGGTTCTCCCGAAACTGTTGGATTAGTTATGGCAAAAACTTTCGTAGATGAATCCATTGAAACTAATGGCGAAACTGGTCTTGGTGTCCTAAGAACTGCCGAGTCAGTTATTGAAGGATCTAATAATGTGCTCAATTTGTCAATCAATAAGGAAACCTGTCTTTCAGCCTTGAAAAGTATTGATTCCGATCAGGCTGAACCTGTTATAAGCGAACCAAGTGAAATGCCAACTAAGAAAGACGCTGTTAATGATTGTTCGCCCCAAGAAACCAATTCAGAGAATGTCAAAACTAATCTTAACGATTCACCCGATGCTCCAGAACCATTAACACATGACGCCTTAAAACCTGAAAAATCTCTTAGAACCAATTTGGAAACCACCAATGGAGGGAATGTCCTTCCAGAACCACAACTCGACGAATTAAACTCAAATACGCCATTAAAGTGTGGAATTAGGCGCAAATTGTGCATCAATCTCACTAACGAAACGTCATCTCTGATTAAAgcggaaaattcaaaaaagactGAAACGAACCCCTCAAGTATTTCCAACGATTGCTTCGAGAATTTCATGAAGCAACACTTCGTACTGCTCGAGGACAGTGATAAACCCTCCAAAGAGGTTATAGATGCCCTAATGGTGGAGTTCCAAGGAGAACTCCCGTGTACCCGGTCAGGGCATAACTGTTCGGACAGGGTTACTTTGGACATGGAAATGCAAAAACTGGTCAGCAAATGGCACTACTGGGCCAGCAGGAAATCCTTACTGGATAAAATCTCCAAGACGTCAAAGAGGATCCGTAAGAGCCTCTATAAGGAGCGGCGCACTTTGGACCAAATCGGGAGGAGTTTTAGTGAAATCACTGAGAGATGCGAGGATAAGGGGGCGTCCAAGAAGGTTTTGCAACAAAACCTTGAGTGTTTGAATAAGATCGCTTACGTGCTAAATCGGAAAGAGATAGAGTGTTTGGATGGGTTGGAATTCGGACAGAGAGCGGATGAAGTGGAGTCAAGTCCAATTGGACCTACGCAGAAACCACTTGAACCAGTAAAATTCACTGAAAATGTCCCATCAGATAAAAAGACGATTGACG